The following are encoded together in the Lactuca sativa cultivar Salinas chromosome 1, Lsat_Salinas_v11, whole genome shotgun sequence genome:
- the LOC111893734 gene encoding uncharacterized protein LOC111893734, giving the protein MRCSWIPSYLRDFQLSGLMRTTSRLECEDYVFSKFLHPEANFLDFIVSFGNAMEKQRHNQCLLDHQSLTTNSIYKTFLPIKIFKADVYTRSNFFIVQNEIFNSIWSCFHLSVIMENEVEVYLIKDKKKSPWKDVKHKSVDDGENYYSDYPESLSNLSPSTDFKEIDIIPSKYKLRRWRKNIIPPELLIQTFSNSGKESKMIQDAFVTFGSIINKLANEEHGLRNFLSNLQEYLSEVNKCGSSMSSCSM; this is encoded by the exons ATGAGGTGTTCATGGATTCCATCTTATTTGAGAGATTTCCAACTTTCTGGTTTGATGCGGACTACTTCAAGATTGGAGTGTGAAGATTATGTTTTCTCAAAATTTCTTCACCCGGAAGCAAACTTTCTTGATTTTATTGTTTCTTTTGGGAATGctatggaaaagcaaaggcataATCAATGTTTACTTGATCATCAATCTTTAACTACCAATTCTATATACAAAACATTTCTTCCAATTAAAATATTCAAAGCTGATGTTTATACCCGTTCTAATTTCTTTATTGTTCAAAATGAGATTTTTAATTCCATCTGGTCTTGCTTCCACTTGTCGGTTATTATGGAAAATGAAGTTGAAGTATacttaataaaagataaaaagaagTCCCCATGGAAAGATGTTAAACATAAAAGTGTTGATGATGGTGAAAACTATTATTCAGATTATCCAGAGTCTCTTTCTAATCTTTCTCCTTCTACTGATTTCAAG GAGATTGATATAATACCATCAAAGTACAAATTGAGGCGTTGGCGAAAAAATATCATTCCTCCTGAACTCTTGATACAGACGTTTTCAAATTCTGGAAAAGAAAGTAAAATGATTCAAGATGCATTTGTTACTTTTGGTTCAATTATTAACAAATTAGCAAATGAGGAGCATGGGTTGAGAAATTTTCTAAGTAATCTTCAAGAATATTTGAGTGAAGTTAATAAATGTGGTTCATCAATGTCATCATGTAGCATGTAG